From Alienimonas californiensis, a single genomic window includes:
- a CDS encoding DUF1549 domain-containing protein, protein MSFARPSRRWLALAAVGAVCAATFAAAARDVSPGPPPLRDAPDPAAIDGFFHERWTEEDVEPAPAAEELLVLRRLSLALHGTIPSLEEVRAFEADARPDRLTRWTDRLLADRRFAEYWAERLARALVGVHEGNLVLFRRDRFKAWLADRLHRDAPWDETVRRMIAGDGIWTARPEVNFVTAEVENDRLDREALAGRTVRAFLGQRIDCAQCHDHPFAEWSQGDFEGLAAFYGRTAYGLTGVRERTREKGGPKEFAVQDRETLEDRVVAPAVPFAPERLPADYEADSTDRRRALAAWVTHPDNRRFGRATANRAWGLLFGRAWKEPVDDLPDPEPLEPGEAGDLLDRLAASFAGPGEYRLKRLIRTIAASRAFRLSSSAPGTEEAEYERLARAGAVFPLTRLRPEQMIGAMTQAGSVRTLDADSPLFVRAIRFFRTVDFVRNYGDLGEEELIREPGTVPQALLRMNGRLPREIASAQPLGATARLSWFAGPPPRQVEAAFLCTLTRRPTEAETAALAAYYEPGEGKAKAPIEDVYWTLFNAPEFSWNH, encoded by the coding sequence GTGTCGTTCGCCCGCCCCTCCCGCCGCTGGCTCGCTCTTGCCGCCGTGGGGGCGGTCTGTGCGGCGACCTTCGCCGCCGCGGCCCGCGACGTCTCGCCGGGACCGCCGCCGCTGAGAGACGCTCCAGACCCCGCCGCGATCGACGGCTTCTTTCACGAACGGTGGACTGAAGAGGATGTCGAACCGGCCCCGGCCGCGGAGGAGCTGCTCGTCCTGCGGCGGCTCTCGCTGGCGTTGCACGGCACGATTCCCTCGCTGGAAGAGGTCCGCGCTTTCGAGGCGGACGCCCGCCCGGATCGGCTGACGCGCTGGACCGACCGCCTGCTCGCCGATCGCCGGTTCGCGGAGTACTGGGCTGAACGCCTCGCCCGGGCGCTGGTGGGGGTGCACGAGGGGAATCTCGTGCTGTTTCGCCGCGACCGCTTCAAGGCGTGGCTGGCGGACCGCCTGCACCGGGACGCCCCGTGGGACGAGACGGTCCGCCGCATGATCGCCGGCGACGGCATATGGACCGCCAGGCCGGAGGTGAACTTCGTCACCGCCGAGGTGGAGAACGATCGGCTGGACCGCGAAGCCCTCGCCGGCCGCACGGTGCGGGCGTTCCTGGGGCAGCGGATCGACTGCGCCCAGTGCCACGACCACCCCTTTGCGGAGTGGTCGCAGGGCGACTTCGAGGGGCTCGCCGCGTTCTACGGCCGCACGGCCTACGGTCTCACCGGCGTGCGGGAGCGGACGCGGGAGAAGGGCGGGCCGAAGGAGTTCGCCGTGCAGGACCGCGAAACGCTGGAGGACCGCGTCGTCGCCCCCGCCGTGCCCTTCGCCCCGGAGCGGTTGCCGGCGGACTACGAGGCTGATTCGACCGACCGCCGGCGGGCCCTGGCGGCGTGGGTCACGCACCCGGACAACCGCCGCTTCGGCCGGGCGACTGCGAACCGGGCCTGGGGCCTGCTGTTCGGCCGGGCCTGGAAGGAGCCGGTGGACGATCTGCCGGACCCGGAACCGCTGGAACCGGGCGAAGCCGGCGACCTGCTGGACCGGCTCGCCGCGTCCTTCGCCGGACCGGGGGAGTACCGGCTGAAACGACTCATCCGCACGATCGCGGCGTCACGGGCGTTCCGGCTCTCGTCGTCGGCGCCGGGGACGGAGGAAGCGGAGTACGAGCGCCTCGCCCGGGCCGGGGCCGTCTTCCCGCTGACCCGGCTGCGGCCGGAGCAGATGATCGGGGCGATGACGCAGGCCGGCAGCGTGAGGACCCTCGACGCCGACAGCCCGCTGTTCGTGCGGGCGATCCGGTTCTTCCGCACCGTCGACTTCGTCCGCAACTACGGCGATCTCGGCGAGGAAGAACTGATTCGCGAACCCGGCACGGTGCCACAGGCCCTGTTGCGCATGAACGGCCGCCTGCCGCGGGAGATCGCGAGCGCCCAGCCGCTCGGGGCGACGGCCCGGCTGAGCTGGTTCGCCGGCCCGCCGCCCCGGCAGGTCGAGGCGGCGTTCCTCTGCACGCTCACCCGTCGGCCGACCGAGGCGGAGACCGCCGCCCTCGCCGCCTACTACGAGCCGGGCGAAGGCAAAGCGAAGGCTCCGATCGAGGACGTCTACTGGACCCTATTCAACGCGCCGGAGTTCTCATGGAATCACTGA
- a CDS encoding DUF1501 domain-containing protein, whose amino-acid sequence MSRFSPGRRSVLAAAASLGLSFALPPLTGRAAERRGAERAKSLLILWMQGGMSQLETFDPHPGTAIGGPTKAVKTSLPGVQFADLLPRTAERADRLNVVRSLTSAEGDHERATYFLKTGYRPDPTVQHPSAGAVAAYASPPEGLEIPAHVALNPAQWAPRGGYLGARFDAFQVHDPGRPPANLRDWAAPARRERRLAGLDALSRSFAAGRPGQLARSRHDEATEEALAMMDSPQVGAFEIDEESAALRAAYGDTRFGRGCLVARRLIETGVRAVEVTLNGFDTHADNFGGMATQAESLDPALAALLDDLTARDLLQSTVVLVMTEFGRTPRINPLDGRDHWPKGFSCLVGGGGLASGRVIGATDPAGEKEPTDPVRVQDLFATVFDTLGIDPEEEEMTPIGRPLKRAEGAPLAALRV is encoded by the coding sequence TTGAGCCGCTTCTCGCCGGGCCGGCGTTCCGTGCTGGCCGCGGCGGCGTCGTTGGGGCTCTCCTTCGCCCTGCCGCCGCTGACCGGCCGGGCCGCCGAGCGGCGGGGGGCGGAGCGGGCGAAGAGCCTGTTGATCCTGTGGATGCAGGGGGGGATGAGCCAGTTGGAGACGTTCGACCCGCACCCGGGCACGGCGATCGGCGGGCCGACGAAGGCCGTGAAGACCTCGCTGCCGGGCGTGCAGTTCGCCGACCTGCTGCCCCGCACCGCGGAGCGGGCGGACCGGCTGAACGTCGTGCGGTCGCTCACCAGCGCCGAGGGCGACCACGAACGGGCGACCTACTTCCTCAAGACCGGCTACCGCCCGGACCCGACGGTGCAGCACCCCTCCGCGGGGGCGGTCGCCGCCTACGCGTCCCCGCCGGAGGGGCTGGAGATCCCGGCTCACGTGGCCCTCAACCCGGCCCAGTGGGCGCCGCGGGGCGGCTACCTCGGGGCTCGGTTCGACGCCTTCCAGGTGCACGACCCCGGCAGGCCGCCGGCGAATCTGCGGGACTGGGCCGCCCCCGCACGGCGGGAGCGGCGTCTGGCCGGGTTGGACGCGCTCTCTCGCTCCTTCGCCGCCGGCCGGCCGGGCCAGTTGGCCCGCAGCCGACACGACGAGGCGACCGAGGAGGCGCTGGCGATGATGGACTCCCCGCAGGTCGGCGCCTTCGAGATCGACGAGGAGTCCGCCGCCCTGCGGGCCGCCTACGGCGACACCCGCTTCGGCCGCGGCTGCCTCGTCGCCCGCCGGCTGATCGAGACCGGCGTACGAGCGGTGGAGGTCACGCTGAACGGCTTCGACACCCACGCCGACAATTTCGGCGGCATGGCCACGCAGGCGGAGAGCCTCGACCCGGCCCTCGCCGCCCTGCTGGACGACCTGACAGCCCGCGACCTGCTGCAAAGCACGGTCGTGCTGGTGATGACGGAGTTCGGCCGGACCCCGCGGATCAACCCGCTCGACGGCCGCGACCACTGGCCGAAGGGCTTTTCCTGCCTCGTCGGCGGCGGCGGGCTGGCCTCCGGCCGGGTGATCGGCGCCACGGACCCGGCGGGGGAGAAGGAGCCGACCGATCCGGTCCGCGTGCAGGATCTATTCGCCACCGTTTTCGACACGCTCGGGATCGACCCGGAGGAGGAGGAGATGACGCCGATCGGCCGTCCGCTGAAGCGGGCGGAGGGCGCTCCGCTGGCGGCCCTGCGGGTCTGA
- a CDS encoding MotA/TolQ/ExbB proton channel family protein gives MLKLLTSPATVAAALTALFLVACGDGGPLAHPLITRYALGHPLAVATVGLFFAGAAAVLMRAVGHRAERRAVAALAICRFPTTADALAWAGESRLAAPSRVRGLLTDPPPADRAETRLGALHESAADRLHDGYGLVRTITWAVPILGFLGTVVGITLAIAGIDPDGLGESLGEVTGGLAVAFDTTALALALSLVLVFGTHAVQGAELSNLERLRDVAFRALLPLCPAAEEDPVRAAAADVAELMRRRAGDLAEVHAAAWRGSLEEMRSAWAETLTESRAAFAAGIRAETAAAAEAAERRQQAAGQEFLSAVRAATDAMTGAVSRWSDGFEEAAAADVDRSDRLRDLADSLAAIAERTEAHSMIAGRIDAGLATVNEAGHFEEAVHSLTAAAHLLTMRLGGVPGQSAPQPTSAHVVPSQRRAA, from the coding sequence GTGCTGAAACTCCTGACCTCCCCCGCGACCGTCGCGGCGGCGTTGACCGCCCTGTTCCTCGTCGCCTGCGGCGACGGCGGGCCGCTGGCGCATCCGCTGATCACCCGCTACGCGCTCGGCCACCCGCTGGCGGTGGCGACCGTCGGGCTGTTCTTCGCGGGCGCCGCGGCCGTGCTGATGCGGGCGGTCGGCCATCGGGCGGAACGCCGGGCCGTCGCCGCGTTGGCCATCTGCCGATTCCCGACCACCGCCGACGCCCTCGCCTGGGCCGGCGAATCCCGCCTCGCCGCCCCGTCCCGCGTCCGCGGACTGCTGACCGATCCGCCCCCCGCCGACCGGGCGGAGACGCGGCTCGGCGCCCTCCACGAATCCGCCGCGGACCGCCTGCACGACGGCTATGGCCTCGTCCGCACGATCACCTGGGCGGTGCCGATCCTCGGCTTCCTCGGCACGGTCGTCGGCATCACGCTGGCAATCGCCGGCATTGATCCGGACGGCCTCGGCGAATCGCTGGGCGAGGTGACGGGCGGCTTGGCGGTGGCGTTCGACACCACGGCCCTGGCTCTCGCCCTGTCGCTGGTGTTGGTCTTCGGCACCCATGCGGTGCAGGGGGCGGAGCTGTCGAACCTGGAACGACTGCGAGACGTCGCGTTCCGCGCGCTGTTGCCGCTCTGCCCGGCGGCGGAGGAGGACCCCGTGCGGGCCGCCGCCGCCGACGTGGCGGAACTGATGCGCCGCCGGGCCGGCGATCTCGCCGAGGTGCACGCCGCCGCCTGGCGGGGCAGCTTGGAAGAGATGCGGTCGGCGTGGGCGGAGACGCTGACCGAAAGCCGAGCCGCCTTCGCCGCGGGCATCCGGGCCGAGACCGCCGCGGCCGCGGAGGCCGCCGAACGCCGCCAACAGGCCGCCGGCCAGGAGTTCCTCTCCGCCGTGCGCGCCGCGACGGACGCCATGACCGGGGCCGTCTCCCGCTGGAGCGACGGCTTCGAGGAGGCCGCCGCCGCGGACGTGGATCGCTCCGACCGGCTCCGCGATCTGGCGGACTCCCTCGCCGCGATCGCCGAGCGGACCGAGGCGCATTCGATGATCGCCGGCCGGATCGACGCCGGCTTGGCGACCGTCAACGAGGCCGGCCACTTTGAGGAAGCGGTGCACTCGCTGACCGCCGCCGCCCACCTGCTGACGATGCGCCTCGGTGGCGTGCCGGGGCAGTCGGCTCCGCAGCCGACGAGCGCGCACGTCGTGCCCTCCCAGAGGCGCGCCGCCTGA
- a CDS encoding arylsulfatase: MIRPTLALLLAGLAIGGSLPRTASAAERPNVVLILTDDQGYGDLSCHGNAVLKTPHLDRLHGESVRLTDYHVDPTCSPTRAALYTGRYSTKTGVWHTIQGRSMMAPEEVTLAERLRDAGYRTGMIGKWHLGDNAPLRARDQGYDFAYTHGGGGVGQAPDYWGNDYFGDTYTWFSRSESNPEGTEELRSTEKYCTDEWFDAAEDFVDRNDPAKTGRPFFLTLATNAPHGPYRVPEEWSQPYRDAGVKGDQANFYGMIANIDARLGDFRARLDELGLTENTIFVFTTDNGTAAGHQNGGFNAGMRAAKGSEYDGGHRVPFFLHWPAGGFAEARDVDRLTAHVDVLPTVLSLCGVPVAGGEALDGRDLTPLLRDAEEANWPDRTLTVHSQRIEVPEKWRKSAVMTDRWRLVNRDELYDIEADPGQKSDVAADHPEIVEELRQAYEQWWASLEPAFDDPFAEDLVRIDLGPGPVELCAHDWHEPDNRPVPWSQAAIRKDPVSTGWWAVEAPQAGRYRFTLRDRPAAAEEDGAWQGSVSVSVEAKTSQSRGARTGSFSSPPVIILTLPEGPAKLSATFTEGDVTRGAYYVTVEAVEPLLTPDLSDVLPDD, translated from the coding sequence ATGATCCGTCCCACGCTCGCACTGCTCCTCGCCGGATTGGCGATTGGTGGGTCGCTCCCCCGAACGGCCTCCGCCGCGGAGCGACCCAACGTCGTGCTGATCCTCACGGACGATCAAGGCTACGGCGACCTCTCCTGCCACGGCAACGCGGTCCTCAAGACGCCGCACCTCGACCGGCTGCACGGCGAATCGGTCCGGCTGACGGACTATCACGTCGACCCGACCTGCTCCCCCACCCGGGCCGCCCTCTACACCGGCCGCTACAGCACGAAAACCGGCGTCTGGCACACGATTCAGGGCCGGTCGATGATGGCCCCGGAGGAGGTCACCCTCGCCGAACGCCTCCGCGACGCCGGCTACCGCACCGGGATGATCGGCAAGTGGCACCTCGGCGACAACGCTCCGCTGCGGGCCCGCGATCAGGGCTACGACTTTGCCTACACGCACGGCGGCGGCGGCGTCGGCCAGGCCCCGGACTACTGGGGGAACGACTACTTCGGCGACACCTACACCTGGTTCTCCCGCTCCGAATCGAACCCCGAGGGCACGGAGGAGCTGCGCTCGACCGAGAAATACTGCACCGACGAGTGGTTTGACGCCGCGGAAGACTTCGTCGACCGCAACGACCCGGCCAAGACCGGGCGGCCGTTCTTCCTCACCCTCGCCACCAACGCCCCGCACGGCCCCTACCGGGTGCCGGAGGAGTGGTCCCAGCCCTATCGGGACGCGGGGGTGAAGGGTGACCAGGCGAACTTCTACGGCATGATCGCCAACATCGACGCCCGCCTGGGCGACTTCCGCGCACGCCTGGACGAACTGGGCCTGACGGAGAACACGATCTTCGTCTTCACCACCGACAACGGCACTGCCGCCGGCCATCAGAACGGCGGCTTCAACGCCGGCATGCGGGCCGCCAAGGGCAGCGAATACGACGGCGGCCACCGCGTGCCCTTCTTCCTGCACTGGCCCGCCGGCGGATTCGCCGAGGCTCGGGACGTCGATCGGCTCACGGCCCATGTCGACGTGCTCCCCACCGTGCTGTCCCTCTGCGGCGTGCCTGTCGCCGGGGGCGAGGCGCTGGACGGCCGCGACCTCACCCCCCTGCTCCGCGATGCGGAGGAGGCGAACTGGCCGGACCGCACGCTGACCGTGCATTCCCAGCGGATCGAGGTGCCGGAGAAGTGGCGCAAATCGGCGGTCATGACCGACCGCTGGCGCCTGGTGAACCGGGACGAGCTGTACGACATCGAGGCCGATCCCGGGCAGAAGAGCGACGTGGCGGCCGACCATCCGGAAATCGTCGAGGAACTGCGCCAAGCCTACGAACAGTGGTGGGCGAGTCTCGAACCGGCCTTCGACGATCCGTTCGCCGAGGACCTGGTGCGGATCGACCTCGGCCCCGGCCCGGTGGAGCTGTGCGCCCACGACTGGCACGAACCGGACAACCGCCCGGTGCCCTGGAGCCAGGCGGCGATCCGCAAGGACCCGGTCTCCACCGGCTGGTGGGCCGTCGAGGCGCCGCAGGCCGGCCGGTATCGGTTCACGCTCCGCGATCGCCCGGCCGCCGCCGAGGAGGACGGCGCCTGGCAGGGCAGCGTTTCCGTCTCCGTCGAGGCGAAGACCTCCCAATCCCGCGGCGCCCGGACCGGGTCGTTCAGCAGCCCGCCGGTGATCATCCTGACGCTCCCCGAAGGGCCGGCCAAACTGAGCGCGACCTTTACGGAGGGCGACGTCACCCGCGGCGCCTACTACGTGACCGTCGAAGCCGTCGAGCCGTTGCTGACCCCGGACCTGTCCGACGTGCTGCCGGACGACTGA
- a CDS encoding leucine-rich repeat domain-containing protein, protein MPTAVLFAAVLLAFQEPSSGEPPQVPPLSDADRAAIAAVEALGGQVVQRAQNDARLDVSFHLGDVELTAKHLDALVPLADRLHELNLRGTPFDDGLSRKLTLLTNLRKLHLEGTKIGDAALVPVGTLERLEYLNLYGTKVTDAGLKNLRGLVALRSLYVWDTAVTTAGALALMKDLPEVQIVGVDLPPAPRTPLNAPKPAPETAPEEDQE, encoded by the coding sequence ATGCCGACCGCCGTCCTGTTCGCCGCCGTCCTGCTCGCGTTTCAGGAACCGAGCTCCGGGGAACCGCCGCAGGTCCCGCCGCTCTCCGACGCCGACCGGGCCGCGATCGCCGCCGTGGAGGCCCTCGGCGGGCAGGTCGTGCAGCGCGCCCAGAACGACGCCCGACTGGACGTCTCCTTTCACCTCGGCGACGTGGAACTGACGGCGAAGCACCTCGACGCCCTCGTGCCCCTGGCCGACCGGCTGCACGAGCTGAACCTCCGCGGCACCCCGTTCGACGACGGCCTGAGCCGCAAGCTGACCCTCCTGACGAACCTCCGCAAACTGCATCTGGAAGGCACGAAGATCGGCGACGCCGCCCTCGTTCCCGTCGGCACGCTGGAGCGACTGGAGTACCTGAACCTGTACGGGACGAAGGTGACCGACGCCGGCCTGAAGAACCTGCGGGGCCTGGTGGCGCTGCGGTCCCTGTACGTGTGGGACACCGCCGTCACGACCGCCGGCGCGCTGGCCCTGATGAAGGACCTGCCGGAGGTACAGATCGTCGGCGTCGACCTCCCCCCCGCCCCGCGGACACCGCTAAACGCGCCGAAGCCCGCCCCCGAAACCGCCCCCGAGGAGGACCAGGAATGA
- a CDS encoding MlaE family ABC transporter permease, with amino-acid sequence MSVGTPAAAPPAPPAQRAAPPRPLTEPVRVLGAVLLSFVRDVGDLTLFAAAALRSVLRTRPSKRILLPCLYEIGVRSIPVVLITGGFIGMVLAVQSYDQLHMMHLENRLGAVVNVSLVKELGPVLAAVMLAGRVGSRTAAELGTMRVTEQIDAVKALGADPIGHLVVPRVAACVLLIPLLTVLADACGMFGGWLFSVKLLGISDFHYWHHTLSFITAYDFASGLLKSLAFGASIGVIACHRGFHCGAGAEGVGAAATESFVLSFMAILCLDFLLGVVLGRLYWILWPAPMTLM; translated from the coding sequence GTGTCCGTCGGAACGCCCGCCGCCGCCCCGCCCGCCCCGCCCGCCCAGCGCGCCGCTCCCCCCCGGCCGCTGACCGAGCCGGTGCGGGTTCTCGGGGCCGTGCTGCTGAGTTTCGTCCGCGACGTCGGCGACCTGACGCTGTTTGCCGCGGCCGCGCTGCGGTCCGTGCTGCGGACGCGGCCGTCCAAACGCATTCTGCTGCCCTGCCTGTACGAAATCGGCGTTCGCAGCATCCCCGTCGTGCTGATCACGGGCGGGTTCATCGGCATGGTGCTGGCCGTGCAGAGCTACGACCAGCTCCACATGATGCACCTCGAAAACCGCCTCGGGGCGGTGGTGAACGTCTCGCTGGTGAAGGAACTCGGTCCCGTGCTGGCCGCGGTAATGCTCGCCGGCCGGGTGGGCAGCCGGACCGCCGCCGAGCTGGGCACGATGCGGGTCACGGAACAGATCGACGCCGTCAAAGCGCTCGGCGCCGACCCGATCGGGCACCTCGTCGTGCCGCGGGTCGCCGCCTGCGTGCTGCTGATCCCGCTCCTGACCGTGCTGGCGGACGCCTGCGGGATGTTCGGCGGGTGGTTGTTCAGCGTGAAGCTGCTGGGCATCTCCGACTTTCATTACTGGCACCACACACTGAGCTTCATCACCGCCTACGACTTCGCCAGCGGTCTGCTGAAGAGCCTCGCCTTCGGGGCGTCGATCGGCGTGATCGCCTGCCACCGCGGCTTTCACTGCGGCGCCGGGGCGGAGGGCGTCGGGGCCGCGGCGACGGAGAGCTTCGTGCTGTCCTTCATGGCGATCCTCTGCCTGGACTTCCTGCTGGGGGTCGTGCTCGGCCGGCTGTACTGGATCCTGTGGCCGGCTCCCATGACGCTGATGTGA